GCGTCAAGGTGAGGAGTGACTGCACCCGACACACCCAACCTGACACTCACGAAACGctagtgactgtgtgtgtgtgtgtgtgtgtgtgtgcgcgtgtgtgtgtgattccccATGGTCGGATCACACGTTTGACTCGCCATCCCAAACCCGGGAGATGGATTTTGGGGTACGGCTGGAACCTCACATCAcagcacacattcacacacacacacacacacacacacacacacagaaggcagGACAACCCCCGACTGGCACCTAGTAGGCCACTCATTCACTTCTGGGTGGAGGCACGGATTGAGACTTCCCATCCGTCTTCACTCCTcttgggaatcgaacccggttgTTAGGCGAGCGTGCTAACCATTGTACTACAGagattcgagtgtgtgtgtgtgtgtgtgtgtgtgtgtgtgtgtgtcaatggagTCTATAAGGTGGCTTGGAAATTTATACCTCAGCGATACCAATTTTCGTATGCCTccgttgactgactgattgataccATTTTTCGTTGACTGATTAAATTTATGAGGATACCCTTCGTCAGAGCATCCAACACCACTTGCCTGCGTCTTCCCCTCCTAGCGGCTTATCTTCGTACATAACTCCACCCGTTGTGTTATTGCATCATCCTAGATATGTTATTCTTCGTTCAAACATTATCTAGCTATAGAACTATAAATCCGAATCATATATCGTGCATGCTTCGCTACATTTAAGGCAAATAATAGCTAAAGATATTGTTGGTGAATTATCCCTCGAAGTAGAATTACGTTACTGAAGATTCATTTCTTCTGCTGCAGGTTAGTGAGACAATATGAGGCTGTCTGTTCCCCTCCggatggcggtggtgggggtCACGCTGGCAACCTTACTCCAGCCAGCCTTACTCCTGACAGTGCCCTTGACTCACGCCCGAAGATTCAAGACAAAGAAGACCACTGAAGAGAAGAGTAAGTGTTTGTCTGCGAAACAATGACAAAGTGGGTTGTACTAAGGAGGATGTTTCCCCATACGTCAAACACAACTCTCTATGAAGGACAAAGGGTTGCGTAATAACTGGTGATGGAACTGAACATTGTTATTCCCACAAAGCGAACTTTTCCACGTTAATCTGCAACTCGGTGCACCTCAGTTAagtatatttcattattttttccccatACAGCGAACGCCATGACACTGAGATCGATATTATAAAACACattcgctcctcacatcaactatttctaaaggtcaaagaggggatcagtcaggttctaatgagtttttttttaggctcagggtacagaagaagggtcaaactaccaccagggtcatacggctactcctggaaatgcccacaactcctacgatagccttgtcaaatatgtgttcttaggcggcgAGTTGTCTCTTAATACGACCCATAATTATATTTCCATCGTAAAAACAATACAAAACGCATCTTGATCATCATAAGCACAAAGATAAAACTCCATTACCCTCCATCACCGCCCGCAGCACAATCCTACTGGAAAACTGTGGCTCAGAATGAACTCAACTACGCCATCCGGATGACCCATAACAACAACGTGGCCAGGAATGTGATCATCTTCCTCGGGGACGGCATGAGCATCCCAACCATCACGGCGGGGAGGATCTACAAGGGACAGCAGGCCTCCAGGAGCGGCGAGGAGGGACAGCTTTTCTTCGAACAATTTCCTCACGTCGGACTGTCAAaggtaaaactctctctctctctctctctctctctctctctctctctctctctctctctctctctctctctcacacacacacacaaaaaaaaaaaaaaggtggcgcATGCAGTTCCTGTTTGAGATAACATATCAAAGAGATGGATGAATTAAAGttagataaatggagagagagagagagagagagagagagagagagagagagagagagagagagagagagagagagagagagagagagagagagagagagagagattaaactgaACCTTCACGTGAAGACTGATAAATAACGCGTAATCTTATACAAGTTTTGCCCCGCCAAGATGTGTGGAGATGTCTCAAGAAAAATCTGTCACAGCGCAGCGTTGAGAAACTTCCGCCACTAGTGTTTCATGTTTCATGGTCTAGATTCCATCCTCAACTTATGATGTCCAAGTAGCTTTCATAGTTTTGTCTCGTCCGCAGACCTACAATGTGGACAAGCAGGTCCCAGACAGCGCCAGCACAGCCACTGCTTACCTCTCCGGCGTCAAAACCAACTATTATACCGTGGGAGTGGACGCTTCGGCCACCTACCAAGACTGTAACAGCATCACGGAGGAAAACAAAGTGTACTCCATCGTTAAATGGGCTCAGGACGCCGAAAAGAGGACAGGTGAGATGGGTCACAACTTCATGGTTCATGCGAGCTGCATAACTAAACACAATTCTCTACCTGGTGAATTCGGAATGGTTAAATGATACAGACCAAAGGTGCCTCTGAAGAAGTTAAAACAGCATCCTGCCCGGAGGTGACCTGCATTTGTTTGCCAGGTGTGGTGACCTCAACGAGGGTAACTCACGCCACGCCAAGCGCCACCTACGCCCACGTCACCGACCGAGACTGGGAGTGTGACGGCAACATTCCCGAGGAGTGCAAGGAGGTTGTCAAGGACATTGCCAGACAACTGGTGGAGGACGAGCCCGGAGCCTCCATAAACGTGAGTACAGACACGGAGAAGAATCAATCTCCAGGATTAATATGATGTGAAATACCATTATCTGAagcctgtttttttcttattctgcaAACTCTCGGCGGCAGGTGGTGATGGGCGGTGGCTACCAATATATGGTCGCTAACGCCACAGGGACCGACAACGACCCCATAGACGAAGACTGGGGTTGTTTGCGTGAGGACGGCAGGAACTTGGTCCAGGACTGGATAGACAAGAAGACCCAGGCAGGTCTCAGACACAAATTTGTCAGAACAAAATCAGAACTGAATCAAGTATCGGGCAGTGATGTGGATTATCTTCTGGGTACGtccattatcgttattatcatacCATTTTTTAACATTGAAGTTTTGCATGTAGGATAAACAGTGAGTGTTTACATTTTCGCTTCCATGACGCTTCTCGACTGTCTCTCACCTCAGGGATCTACTCCAATGGTCACGTGCCTTACGAacacgaaaagagagaaaaaaaccttGACATTCCTACTCTTGCCGAGATGACCAAGAAGGCGATTGAAATACTTCGTGAAGGAGAAAATGGTTACTTCCTGCTGGTgagttttccctcccttctcctttgttgtttacttgcaacaataaactatcaatcaatcaatctctataGTCAATAAACTCGATAATTTCACTAATGGTACAAGGATAGCATTACGTATATTTTCTCGAATGTGATACACTAACTCCCTCATCCTAAAATACacagggtgggcgaggcgacgcaccccccggcCTATGCCCctattgactgactaattgattatcaggtggagggggggagaatCGACCATGCACACCACGATACCATGGCTCATCGCGCTCTGGACGAACTGGTGGCCATGGACGAAGCCGTTCTGCAAGCAGCAAGTATGACCAACGAAGCGGTGAGTCGCGTGGCGTGCATGTTTAATAAGCAGTATGAAACAGTCTAAGGAACAGTCACTCCACTCTCCCTTACAATTATGAAGGAGATTGCGTATTACGTCACCGAATTCCTCATTTTATATACAGATCGGCGCcctgaaacacatatttgacgaggcttccgtaggagttgtgggcattttcagtgttggtttaatggccctggtggtagtttgactcttcttccgtaccatgaacctaaaaaacattcattagaactcgactgatttTCTTCTTGGCCTTTGAAAGTAGCAGTATGAAACAGTCTAAGGAACAGTCACTCCACTCTCCGTTACAATTATGAAGAAGATTGCGTATTACGTCATAGGGTTCCGCTGCAAGCTCATTTTTATACAGATCGGCGCCCTGgaacacatattcgacaaggctcccgtaggagttgtgggcattttctgcgttagtttaatggccctggtggtagtttgactcttcttccgtaccatgaacctaaaaaaacattcattagaactcgactgatttCCGTTTTGGCCTTTGAATGAAGCAGTATGAAACAGTCTAAGGAACAGTCACTCCACTCTCCCTTACAATTATGAAGGAGAATGCCCAAGGATTCCTCATTTTTATACAGATCGGCGCCCTGgaacacatattcgacaaggttTTCgtgagagttgtgggcattttcagtgtTAGttcaatggccctggtggtagtttgactcttcttccgtaccatgaacctaaaaaaacattaattagaactcgactgatttTCTTCTTGGCCTTTGAATGTAGCAGTATGAAGCAGTCTAAGGAACAGTCACTCCACTCTCCCTTACAATTATGAAGGAGATTGCGTATTACGTCATAAAgatcacatattcgacaaggttttcgtaggatttgtgggcattttctgcgttagtttaatggccctggtggtagtttgactcttcttccgtaccatgaacctaaaaaaacattaattagtACTAGACTGATTTTCTTCTTGGCCTTGGAAAGTAGCAGTATGAAACAGTCTAAGGAACAGTCACTCCACTCTCCCTTACAATTATGAAGGAGAATGCCCAAGGATTCCTCATTTTTATACAGATCggggcccaagaacacatattcgacaaggttttcgtaggatttgtgggcattttcagcgttagtttaatggccctggtggtagtttgactcttcttccgtaccatgaacctaaaaaaacattcattagaactcgactgatttCCGTTTTGGCCTTTGAATGAAGCAGTCTAAGGAACAGTCACTCCACTCTCCGTTACAATTATGGAGGAGAttgtgcatcatcatcatcatcgttcaacgtccatttattccctatggtggggttggatgggatatgagcctcctcctctgttgccggtccatagccatttcttccgtgatagcctcctcatatcttcctccatcacctttctccacgtcttccttggcaaTATATATAAAACCAAAAGACACAAGAACTATGCAGCCAATAATAGGGTACCTTGGAGAAAGTGCCGACGTGCAAAAATATATGTTGCACTTGGGCAAAATAAAACATTATTAAAAATAGCCGCTGACAATGGTACGCAGCCACAAATTGCTTCCCACACACCAAAAGAGTAAGATGAAAAACTATGGGTAATAAATCCCAGTTTTCAATAAATCTGCTGCAACAATTGGAGGGTGAGTGATACAAAATATATTGGCCAATAACACAGACTTAAAGCTTTAACTCGGTGGCTAATACGTACTACTGATATGTTCTACCATCATTATATGTTGTTATAACCCACTTCtgcagaaaaacaaaaataaagggtctGTTGACGCTGTTTGGGTTAATCTTAAAGTGCTTTAATTTTGGATCCAACTACCTCTCGTTAATAAGTGACAGACCCTATAATGCCATATTTGACGAATgccatcgctgctactgggttaaaagtcAAGCAATCAATCTAAACCAATGAGGTGAAAGTTTGTTCCTACCAAGGCGGTTATGAAATGATATGCAAGGGGGTTTATCCTGCCTGGACACTAACGGTTATGAAGGACTATTCTAACAAAATTTCACCGCCAattatatgtatcaatgcatATAAGTTTTCATCTCAACCCTCAACCCAACTTATACCCTTCTCATCTATTACTTAAATAACCAACCTAAAATACATAATCAGTTATAGTGACTCAATACACAAGTTATTTTTGCTGCTGCCCTAATCTGACTTCATTTTCCAGGACACCCTTATCCTCGTGACGGCCGACCACTCTCACACGATGTCCTTCAGTGGGTACCCAGCACGTGGACAGGAAATTGTTGGTAAGACTCCACCTCCAACTCTCCACCTAGACTCTAAAGTTCTAAACCCTCTCAGTCTTTGCAATAcacaccccctccccaccctcccaagttcctcctcccaccctccacccTCTAAAGTTTTAAACCCTCTCAGCCTTTgcaatacacacccacacccactccccACCCTCCCAagctcctcttcccatcccaacTCCACTCCACACCCTCCCACCACAACTCCACCTTCAACCCTCCACCCTCTAAACCCTCTCAGCCCTTGCAACTCACccactccccatccttctcctcccagcACAACTCCCTCCTCAACTCCCTCCCCACTAAAAATTTGCAGGAATTCACGGAAACATAACCAACAATCAATGTTTTCATATGTGCATGCAATGTTTGGCTTATCTGCAGTTGTCTTTCTGTACATAAACCAAAATTTCATCAGTCTTGGAAAAATGCAAAATCTAACCTTGAATCAGCAGAATGGCATATTATGATCAGAGGAAGACAATGTTTTATGCAAATTCTCATCAAACCTCATGCTTATACTTATATAGATGTAGAAAATGCCATGTTGAAACCATCCCACCATCTAAACCATCACTGCACTCTACCAATTTGAATTTGATAGTGCCTACCTGCctagttttaacccggtagcagcggggatcatgtttcttaatggtccctccaagcgagaaaaatgagaaaaaaccccATCCCTCACacgaaccatttcataatatatatcaaagcatttgtgatcagattatgtatcatctatttttttgggtttatatcatggcacaaatttggcccgtcgctgctacacggtaaagccacaaatttggcccgtcgctgctacacggtaaagccacaaatttggcccgtcgctgctaccgggttaagctggtCTCGTTATGGGCTACCAACTTTAATCATACTTATTTTTaggaacaaaagacaaaaaaaggacaaaCAACTTTTAACCACTTACTAATAAACATGTATCCTTGCTGGTGACTCCAACAGGTTTGGCTGGGTATGATGATGACGGGTATGCCTACACTACTCTCATGTATGCTAACGGGCCAGGCTACAATGCTACACGCATCAACATCACTGAGGAGGACACCAGGGAATGGGAGTACACCCAGCTGGCCACTGTTCCCAGAGACTCCGAGACTCATGGTGGGGACGATGTATCCATCTATGCTAGAGGTGAGAGACACTTTCCTTAAACATTATGAGCATGTAAGACTAAGCCACAACTTACCTACATTACTTTGTGATTGTTTCTGATTAATATGACATATTAAATGACAAATGCTGTACTTAAAAAAAGTCCATTCAGCCTAACTTGACAACTGGAATTATCCTAAAATATTATGCATTTTCTTTCAAAATTTCCCATCCTGTTGTTGAGCTTATTACAAATTGGGTAGTTATGTCATGGCTAATACAAGGATCTCccttcatgcacacacacatcttacttcacactacacacacacacacacacacacacacaaggataaaCAAAGTAGAGCAGGACTGTGATAAGTGATAGAAATGAGGAAGTTAAGAGTAGAGTTTGGGGAAGTGATTCAGGCACTGACCgaagtgaaaaagagagatgatgaggcaaggagaagagacgaggagacaaagaaaatagtggaaaacttgagagaagaaataattaaattgacTAAGGATCAGTTGGAAAGCCAAAAAGAAATAGCACAACTGAAGATGGAAAAATCAAAAACAGACCATGAGATACAAATTttgaaaacggagagagaggaatgtgatgGGGACAAACGAAGACatggagaagaagatggaagaaatgataaaaaaagagatagcaaagaagataggaaatgatCAGCAGAGTGTGGGTGTAGAGGTAGAGGGAAAAATTAAGGATGCGGTTAATGATGAattgaaggagtggagaagtgaaaaagacaaggaaaaaacgagatgtagggaaattctagaacaacaacaacaggaacggAGGCgagatatagaaaaagaagttGTGAATGTGCTAAATATAGAGAAGCAATGGTGAGGGACAtggcagagaggaaaaaagtgttaTAGTGTTTGACgtcaaggaagaaaaaacagtgaAGGCTCAGAGAGAGTTATGAGAGGAGCAAAGTGAAAAGTGCAttgagaaatatgaatactgaaaaggaggaaaagataaaggaagaagtagatgaaataactaGATTGGGAAGATACGAGGAAGGAATGAACAGACCACTAAAGATAAAGCTAAGGTCCCAAATGGCAACAGAAACTACAGAAAATAGGTCATGGAAACTAAACAACTTTGAAGAATAGAAGCAAatatatgtgaggagaaatatgtcagaggatgaaagaatgaaaactaaggaaatgataaatgaGGCAAAAACGAGAAATGATGaaagatcagaagaagaaaagaagatattattttggagaatgaagaatgaaaaactgATAAGTGGTGAATAGGAGGGAGTAAGGGTGTTGGTAGaaacaggggaaaaaaagggagaagggaagaaaggtttaaaTATTGCGTACACAAACATAGATtgtcttataaaaaaaaaaaaataaaaaaaaatgaactaaCTGATTATTTAAGGGAGAATGATCCAGATATTATATGTATAGTTGAAACAAAGCTAAAAGAAATGGAACTTATGCAAGAGGGAAAGAGCAAGTACAACAtttggagaaaagataggaaagaagaaaagggaggaggagtgatgataatgacgaaacaAAACTTGAGAGTGACTGAAGTGAGATATGGAAATGACAGTgcggaggtgatggctgtgcaggtactggtaaaaggtggagagaagaataacataataacagcTTATGTCCCCCTAAAaccaaaagttggaatgaagtattcaagagaaatatgacacttttatgaatatttacaacagaggaatagagatatatgttccattcTACACaataaaaactaaaggagagaaaacatggtttagatggaggtgtgagacagcaaaaaggaatagaaataaggccagttatgggagatggaatttaatgtaaacaagtgccatgttatggaaatggggaataGTAAAAAatgaccaaggaaaacatacaggatgggagaagaaaacctaaaggtg
The nucleotide sequence above comes from Eriocheir sinensis breed Jianghai 21 chromosome 56, ASM2467909v1, whole genome shotgun sequence. Encoded proteins:
- the LOC126984182 gene encoding alkaline phosphatase-like → MRLSVPLRMAVVGVTLATLLQPALLLTVPLTHARRFKTKKTTEEKTQSYWKTVAQNELNYAIRMTHNNNVARNVIIFLGDGMSIPTITAGRIYKGQQASRSGEEGQLFFEQFPHVGLSKTYNVDKQVPDSASTATAYLSGVKTNYYTVGVDASATYQDCNSITEENKVYSIVKWAQDAEKRTGVVTSTRVTHATPSATYAHVTDRDWECDGNIPEECKEVVKDIARQLVEDEPGASINVVMGGGYQYMVANATGTDNDPIDEDWGCLREDGRNLVQDWIDKKTQAGLRHKFVRTKSELNQVSGSDVDYLLGIYSNGHVPYEHEKREKNLDIPTLAEMTKKAIEILREGENGYFLLVEGGRIDHAHHDTMAHRALDELVAMDEAVLQAASMTNEADTLILVTADHSHTMSFSGYPARGQEIVGLAGYDDDGYAYTTLMYANGPGYNATRINITEEDTREWEYTQLATVPRDSETHGGDDVSIYARGPMAHLFHGLHEQNYIPHVMAYSACIGDYEHDCRSAAERAVPAVTLIVFAVIMRILS